Proteins encoded by one window of Mycolicibacterium sp. ND9-15:
- the prcA gene encoding proteasome subunit alpha, translating into MSFPYFISPEQAMRERSELARKGIARGRSVVALAYADGVLFVAENPSRSLQKVSELYDRVGFAAVGRFNEFDNLRRGGIQYADTRGYAYARRDVTGRQLANIYAQTLGTIFTEQAKPYEVELCVAEVAHYGETKPPEMYRITYDGSIADEPHFVVMGGTTEPIITALNESYSENAGLQDAVKIAVDALHAAGNGGSEQRVLGPSTLEVAILDANRPRRAFRRITGAALEALLPQPAEATPEDPETPKE; encoded by the coding sequence GTGAGCTTTCCCTACTTCATCTCGCCCGAGCAGGCGATGCGCGAGCGTTCGGAGCTCGCGCGCAAAGGCATCGCCAGGGGACGCAGCGTCGTGGCGCTGGCGTACGCCGACGGCGTGCTGTTCGTCGCCGAGAACCCGTCCCGCTCACTGCAGAAGGTCAGCGAGCTCTACGACAGGGTCGGGTTCGCCGCCGTGGGACGGTTCAACGAGTTCGACAACCTGCGCCGCGGTGGCATCCAGTACGCCGACACCCGGGGTTACGCCTACGCCCGCCGTGACGTCACCGGGCGTCAGCTGGCCAACATCTACGCCCAGACGCTGGGCACCATCTTCACCGAGCAGGCCAAGCCCTACGAGGTCGAGTTGTGCGTCGCGGAGGTCGCCCACTACGGGGAGACGAAACCACCGGAGATGTACCGCATCACCTATGACGGGTCGATCGCCGACGAACCGCACTTCGTGGTCATGGGCGGCACGACGGAACCCATCATCACCGCTCTCAACGAGTCCTACAGCGAGAACGCCGGCCTCCAGGACGCGGTGAAGATCGCGGTCGACGCGCTGCATGCCGCCGGCAACGGCGGCTCCGAACAGCGCGTCCTCGGTCCGTCGACCCTCGAGGTGGCCATTCTCGACGCCAACCGACCACGCCGGGCGTTCCGGCGAATCACCGGCGCGGCGCTGGAAGCGCTGCTGCCGCAGCCGGCCGAGGCGACGCCGGAGGACCCCGAGACCCCCAAGGAGTAG
- the arc gene encoding proteasome ATPase, which yields MSESERSGAFSEGFDTPGSSMSSEDAAELEELRREAAVLREQLENAVGPQSGLRSARDVHQLEARIDSLAARNAKLMETLKEARQQLLALREEVDRLGQPPSGYGVLLGVQDDDTVDVFTSGRKMRLTCSPNIDTRSLKQGQTVRLNEALTVVEAGNFEAVGEISTLREILSDGHRALVVGHADEERIVWLAEPLVATEDLPDGYDDDLADDSRPRRLRPGDSLLVDTKAGYAFERIPKAEVEDLVLEEVPDVSYNDIGGLGRQIEQIRDAVELPFLHKELYREYSLRPPKGVLLYGPPGCGKTLIAKAVANSLAKKMAEVRGDDAREAKSYFLNIKGPELLNKFVGETERHIRLIFQRAREKASEGTPVIVFFDEMDSIFRTRGTGVSSDVETTVVPQLLSEIDGVEGLENVIVIGASNREDMIDPAILRPGRLDVKIKIERPDAEAAQDIFSKYLTEELPVNEDDLAEFGGDRPLTIKAMIEKVVDRMYAEIDDNRFLEVTYANGDKEVMYFKDFNSGAMIQNVVDRAKKYAIKSVLETGNKGLRIQHLLDSIVDEFAENEDLPNTTNPDDWARISGKKGERIVYIRTLVTGKSSSASRAIDTESNLGQYL from the coding sequence ATGAGTGAATCAGAGCGTTCGGGGGCTTTCTCCGAAGGTTTCGACACCCCTGGATCCAGCATGTCCAGCGAGGACGCGGCCGAGCTCGAGGAGCTCCGTCGTGAGGCCGCGGTTCTGCGCGAGCAGCTGGAGAACGCGGTAGGCCCCCAGAGTGGTTTGCGGAGCGCTCGAGACGTGCACCAACTCGAGGCGCGGATCGACTCACTCGCTGCCCGCAATGCGAAGTTGATGGAGACGCTCAAGGAGGCGCGCCAGCAGCTGCTCGCGTTGCGTGAAGAGGTCGACCGTCTCGGCCAGCCGCCGAGCGGTTACGGGGTGCTGTTGGGCGTCCAGGACGACGACACCGTCGACGTGTTCACCTCCGGGCGCAAGATGCGGCTGACCTGCTCACCGAACATCGACACCCGCTCGCTCAAGCAGGGCCAGACCGTCCGCCTCAACGAGGCCCTCACGGTCGTCGAGGCGGGCAACTTCGAAGCGGTGGGCGAAATCAGCACGCTGCGCGAGATTCTGTCCGACGGACACCGTGCGCTGGTTGTCGGGCACGCCGACGAGGAGCGCATCGTCTGGCTCGCCGAGCCGCTGGTCGCCACCGAGGACCTGCCCGACGGTTACGACGACGACCTGGCCGACGACAGCCGTCCCCGTCGGCTGCGGCCGGGGGACTCGCTGCTGGTCGACACCAAAGCCGGCTACGCGTTCGAGCGCATCCCCAAGGCCGAGGTCGAGGATCTGGTCCTCGAAGAGGTGCCCGATGTCAGCTACAACGACATCGGCGGCCTGGGCAGGCAGATCGAGCAGATCCGCGACGCGGTCGAACTGCCGTTCCTGCACAAGGAGCTGTACCGGGAGTACTCGCTGCGTCCACCCAAGGGTGTGCTGCTCTACGGTCCACCCGGCTGCGGTAAGACGCTCATCGCCAAGGCCGTCGCCAACTCGCTGGCCAAGAAGATGGCCGAGGTGCGCGGTGACGATGCCCGTGAGGCGAAGAGCTACTTCCTCAACATCAAGGGTCCCGAACTGCTGAACAAGTTCGTCGGTGAGACGGAGCGCCACATCCGGCTGATCTTCCAGCGTGCGCGGGAGAAGGCGTCAGAGGGTACCCCGGTCATCGTGTTCTTCGACGAGATGGACTCGATCTTCCGCACCCGTGGCACCGGTGTGAGCTCGGATGTGGAGACGACGGTTGTGCCGCAGCTGCTTTCGGAGATCGACGGTGTGGAGGGGCTGGAGAACGTCATCGTGATCGGCGCGTCCAACCGCGAGGACATGATCGATCCCGCGATCCTGCGGCCCGGCCGACTGGACGTCAAGATCAAGATCGAGCGGCCGGATGCCGAAGCGGCACAAGACATCTTCAGTAAGTACCTGACCGAAGAGCTGCCGGTCAACGAAGACGACTTGGCGGAGTTCGGCGGCGACCGCCCGCTGACCATCAAGGCGATGATCGAGAAGGTCGTCGACCGGATGTACGCGGAGATCGACGACAACCGCTTCCTCGAGGTGACCTATGCCAACGGTGACAAAGAGGTCATGTACTTCAAGGACTTCAACTCCGGTGCGATGATCCAGAACGTCGTCGACCGGGCGAAGAAGTACGCGATCAAGTCGGTGCTGGAGACCGGCAACAAGGGTCTGCGGATCCAGCATCTGCTGGACTCGATCGTCGACGAGTTCGCCGAGAACGAGGACCTGCCCAACACCACCAACCCCGATGACTGGGCGCGCATCTCGGGCAAGAAGGGTGAGCGGATCGTCTACATCCGCACGCTGGTCACCGGAAAGAGTTCGTCTGCCAGCCGTGCCATCGATACCGAGTCCAACCTGGGCCAGTACCTGTAA
- the pafA gene encoding Pup--protein ligase, producing the protein MQRRIMGIETEFGVTCTFHGHRRLSPDEVARYLFRRVVSWGRSSNVFLRNGARLYLDVGSHPEYATAECDNLTQLVTHDRAGERVLEDLLIDAEQRLADEGIGGDIYLFKNNTDSAGNSYGCHENYLIVRAGEFSRISDVLLPFLVTRQLICGAGKVLQTPKAATFCLSQRAEHIWEGVSSATTRSRPIINTRDEPHADAEKYRRLHVIVGDSNMCESTTMLKVGTASLVLEMIEAGIAFRDFSLDNPIRAIREVSHDLTGRRPVRLAGGRQASALDIQREYYARAVEYLQSREPNTQIGQVVDLWGRQLDAVESQDFAKVDTEIDWVIKRKLFQRYQDRYNMELSDPKISQLDLAYHDIKRGRGVFDLLQRKGLAARITTDEDIEAAVNTPPQTTRAKLRGEFISAAQEAGRDFTVDWVHLKLNDQAQRTVLCKDPFRSVDERVKRLIASM; encoded by the coding sequence GTGCAGCGACGGATCATGGGCATCGAGACCGAGTTCGGTGTCACCTGCACGTTCCACGGCCATCGCCGGTTGAGCCCCGACGAAGTCGCCCGCTACCTCTTCCGGCGGGTGGTGTCATGGGGCCGCAGTTCCAATGTCTTCCTCCGGAACGGGGCGAGGCTCTACCTGGACGTGGGCAGTCACCCCGAGTACGCCACCGCCGAGTGCGACAACCTGACTCAGTTGGTCACCCACGACCGCGCGGGTGAGCGGGTGCTCGAAGACCTGTTGATCGACGCGGAGCAGCGGTTGGCCGACGAGGGAATCGGCGGCGACATCTACCTGTTCAAGAACAACACCGACTCCGCGGGCAACTCCTACGGCTGCCACGAGAACTATCTGATCGTGCGCGCGGGCGAGTTCTCGCGTATCTCCGATGTCCTGCTGCCGTTCCTGGTCACCCGCCAACTGATCTGCGGGGCGGGCAAGGTGCTGCAGACGCCGAAGGCCGCGACGTTCTGCCTGTCCCAGCGCGCCGAGCACATCTGGGAGGGCGTCTCGAGCGCCACCACACGCAGCCGTCCGATCATCAACACCCGTGACGAACCGCACGCCGACGCCGAGAAGTACCGAAGGCTGCACGTGATCGTCGGCGACTCGAACATGTGCGAATCCACCACGATGCTCAAGGTGGGCACGGCGTCGCTGGTGCTGGAGATGATCGAGGCCGGGATCGCGTTCCGCGACTTCTCGCTGGACAACCCGATTCGCGCCATCCGGGAGGTCAGCCACGACCTGACCGGCCGACGCCCCGTGCGGCTCGCCGGCGGCAGGCAGGCCAGCGCACTCGACATTCAGCGCGAGTACTACGCCCGCGCGGTCGAGTATCTGCAGTCGCGGGAGCCGAACACGCAGATCGGACAGGTCGTCGACCTGTGGGGACGTCAGCTCGACGCCGTGGAGAGCCAGGACTTCGCCAAGGTCGACACCGAGATCGACTGGGTGATCAAGCGCAAGCTGTTCCAGCGTTACCAGGACCGCTACAACATGGAGTTGTCCGATCCGAAGATCAGCCAGCTGGACCTGGCGTATCACGACATCAAGCGCGGTCGCGGCGTGTTCGACCTGTTGCAGCGCAAGGGCTTGGCCGCGCGGATCACCACCGACGAGGACATCGAGGCCGCGGTCAACACGCCGCCGCAGACCACCCGGGCCAAGCTGCGCGGCGAGTTCATCAGCGCCGCGCAGGAGGCGGGCCGCGACTTCACCGTCGACTGGGTGCACCTCAAGCTCAACGACCAGGCCCAGCGCACGGTGCTGTGCAAGGACCCGTTCCGGTCGGTCGACGAGCGGGTCAAGCGGCTGATCGCCTCGATGTAG
- the dop gene encoding pup deamidase/depupylase, which yields MQRIIGTEVEYGISSPSDPTANPILTSTQAVLAYAAAAGIQRAKRTRWDYEVESPLRDARGFDLSRSAGPPPVVDADEVGAANMILTNGARLYVDHAHPEYSAPECTDPLDAVIWDKAGERVMEAAARHVASVPGAVKLQLYKNNVDGKGASYGSHENYLMSRQTPFSAVIAGLTPFLVSRQVVTGSGRVGIGPSGDEPGFQLSQRSDYIEVEVGLETTLKRGIINTRDEPHADADKYRRLHVIIGDANLSETSTYLKLGTTALVLDLIEEGPQSGVDLSDLALARPVHAVHVISRDPSLRATVALADGREVTALALQRMYLDRVAKLVDSRDPDPRAGDIVQTWANVLDLLERDPMECAEILDWPAKLRILEGFRHRENLGWSAPRLHLVDLQYSDVRLDKGLYNRLVARGSMRRLVTEQQVLDAVENPPTDTRAYFRGECLRRFGADIAAASWDSVIFDLGGDSLVRIPTLEPLRGSKAHVGALLDSVDSAVELVDQLTN from the coding sequence ATGCAACGGATCATCGGAACGGAAGTCGAGTACGGCATCTCGTCGCCGTCCGACCCGACCGCGAATCCGATCCTGACCTCCACCCAGGCGGTGCTGGCGTATGCAGCCGCCGCCGGGATCCAGCGCGCCAAGCGCACGCGCTGGGACTACGAGGTCGAATCGCCGCTGCGCGACGCCCGCGGATTCGACCTGAGCCGGTCGGCGGGCCCACCTCCGGTCGTCGACGCGGACGAGGTCGGCGCGGCGAACATGATTCTGACCAACGGCGCGCGGCTGTACGTCGACCACGCCCACCCGGAGTACTCCGCGCCCGAGTGCACCGACCCGCTCGACGCCGTGATCTGGGACAAGGCCGGCGAACGCGTGATGGAGGCCGCGGCCCGCCATGTCGCCAGCGTGCCCGGTGCGGTCAAGCTTCAGCTCTACAAGAACAACGTCGACGGTAAGGGCGCCTCCTACGGGTCGCACGAGAACTACCTGATGAGTCGGCAGACCCCGTTCTCCGCGGTGATCGCGGGGCTGACCCCGTTTTTGGTGTCGCGGCAGGTGGTCACCGGCTCTGGGCGGGTCGGTATCGGTCCCTCCGGTGACGAGCCGGGGTTCCAGCTGTCGCAGCGCTCGGACTACATCGAGGTCGAGGTCGGCCTCGAGACGACGCTCAAGCGGGGCATCATCAACACCCGCGACGAACCGCACGCCGACGCCGACAAGTACCGCAGGCTGCACGTGATCATCGGTGACGCGAACCTGTCGGAGACCTCGACGTATCTGAAGCTCGGGACGACCGCGCTGGTGCTAGATCTGATCGAGGAGGGCCCACAATCCGGCGTCGACCTCAGCGATCTGGCGCTGGCCCGCCCGGTGCACGCCGTGCATGTGATCAGCCGGGACCCGTCGCTGCGCGCCACTGTCGCGCTCGCCGATGGTCGCGAGGTGACTGCCCTTGCGCTGCAACGCATGTACCTGGACCGGGTGGCCAAGCTCGTGGACAGCCGGGACCCGGACCCGCGTGCCGGCGACATCGTCCAGACGTGGGCGAACGTGCTCGATCTGCTGGAACGCGACCCGATGGAATGCGCCGAGATCCTGGACTGGCCGGCCAAGCTGCGGATCTTGGAAGGTTTCCGCCACCGGGAGAACCTGGGCTGGTCGGCGCCCCGGCTGCACCTGGTCGATCTGCAGTACTCCGACGTCCGGCTGGACAAGGGCCTCTACAACCGGTTGGTGGCGCGCGGGTCGATGAGGCGACTGGTCACCGAGCAGCAGGTGCTGGACGCGGTCGAGAACCCGCCGACCGATACCCGGGCATACTTCCGCGGCGAGTGCCTGCGCCGCTTCGGCGCGGATATCGCCGCCGCCAGTTGGGACTCGGTGATTTTCGATCTGGGCGGCGATTCGCTGGTCCGGATTCCGACCTTAGAGCCGCTGCGTGGCAGCAAGGCCCACGTCGGGGCCCTGCTGGACTCCGTGGACAGCGCCGTCGAACTGGTAGATCAGCTCACCAATTAG
- a CDS encoding endonuclease domain-containing protein has product MPPELRAIFAAQGGVATFTQIVDHLSRRGVQRALRNAELVKILPGIYSRGTPDTFTRLRGLDLRCGEHVALCLGTAAALFGFDTENVTDLHVLNPEGHLLRDQAGLKVHRREGAPLASHRGRRLTTPAWTAVEVARSLSRPRALATLDAALRSQTCDGRQLLAAAEAQAGRRGIVMVRQLIPMARPEAESPMESEARLVMLDGGLPEPCLQHEIVDRDGRLWRLDFAWPDCRVAVEYDGFDFHSSPEALRKDRQKRAALEEIDWRVLSIVSDDVRRRGDAMVRRIDAHLMRAAAA; this is encoded by the coding sequence ATGCCGCCCGAGCTTCGCGCCATCTTCGCGGCGCAGGGCGGGGTCGCCACATTCACGCAGATCGTGGATCACCTGAGCCGCCGCGGCGTGCAGCGCGCGCTGCGCAACGCCGAGCTGGTGAAAATCCTGCCGGGCATCTACAGCCGTGGCACGCCGGATACGTTCACCCGCCTACGCGGACTGGACCTGCGCTGCGGTGAACACGTCGCCCTGTGCCTGGGTACCGCCGCGGCGCTCTTCGGCTTCGACACCGAGAACGTCACAGACCTACACGTCCTCAATCCGGAGGGCCATCTTCTGCGTGACCAGGCCGGCCTGAAGGTGCATCGGCGCGAAGGCGCACCACTGGCCAGCCACCGCGGCCGTCGGCTCACGACCCCGGCGTGGACCGCGGTCGAGGTTGCGCGCAGCCTTAGCCGACCGCGGGCGTTGGCGACGCTGGACGCCGCCCTGCGCAGCCAGACGTGTGACGGCCGCCAACTGCTGGCTGCAGCGGAGGCACAGGCGGGCCGGCGCGGGATCGTCATGGTCCGACAACTCATTCCGATGGCCCGGCCTGAGGCGGAGTCCCCGATGGAAAGCGAGGCCCGGCTCGTCATGCTTGACGGCGGACTGCCCGAACCGTGTCTGCAGCACGAGATCGTCGACCGGGACGGGCGACTGTGGCGACTCGACTTCGCATGGCCGGATTGCAGGGTCGCCGTCGAATACGACGGCTTCGACTTCCACAGTTCGCCAGAAGCACTACGGAAGGATCGCCAGAAGCGGGCCGCGCTCGAAGAGATCGACTGGCGGGTCCTGTCCATTGTCAGCGATGACGTCCGACGGCGCGGCGATGCGATGGTGCGCCGTATCGACGCCCACCTCATGCGGGCCGCGGCCGCGTG
- a CDS encoding ubiquitin-like protein Pup produces the protein MAQEQTKRGGGGGEDDDLTDSTAAGQERREKLAEETDDLLDEIDDVLEENAEDFVRAYVQKGGQ, from the coding sequence ATGGCTCAGGAGCAGACCAAGCGTGGCGGTGGTGGCGGCGAGGACGACGACCTCACCGACAGCACGGCCGCCGGCCAGGAGCGTCGCGAGAAGCTGGCGGAGGAAACCGACGACCTGCTGGACGAGATCGACGATGTTCTCGAGGAGAACGCCGAGGACTTCGTCCGCGCGTACGTCCAGAAGGGTGGACAGTGA
- the prcB gene encoding proteasome subunit beta, with translation MTWPHPEKLAFTTPSDHRYPKAPSVPVDLSSFSELLRRQAPELLPAHRTGAESAGEVLPHGTTIVALKYPGGVVMAGDRRATQGHMIASRDVQKVYITDDYTATGIAGTAAIAVEFARLYAVELEHYEKLEGVALTFPGKVNRLATMVRGNLGAALQGFVALPLLAGYDLDDPNPEAAGRIVSFDAAGGWNFEEEGYQSVGSGSIFAKSSMKKLYSQVSDGDSALRVAIEALYDAADDDSATGGPDLVRGIFPTAVIIGADGAEEVPEERIAELARQVIENRSRADTFGPDNVHRPTDARGDT, from the coding sequence GTGACCTGGCCGCATCCCGAAAAGCTGGCCTTCACCACCCCTTCTGACCACCGCTACCCGAAAGCCCCCTCCGTTCCCGTGGACCTCTCGTCCTTCTCTGAACTGCTGCGCCGCCAGGCGCCCGAACTCCTCCCCGCCCACCGGACCGGCGCCGAATCGGCGGGCGAGGTATTGCCGCACGGCACCACGATCGTCGCGCTGAAGTATCCCGGCGGCGTGGTGATGGCCGGTGACCGCCGCGCCACCCAGGGCCACATGATCGCCAGCCGTGACGTGCAGAAGGTCTACATCACCGACGACTACACGGCGACCGGGATCGCCGGGACGGCGGCCATCGCGGTCGAGTTCGCCCGCCTCTACGCCGTCGAACTCGAACATTACGAGAAGCTCGAAGGCGTCGCGCTGACCTTCCCCGGCAAGGTGAACCGGCTGGCGACCATGGTGCGCGGCAACCTCGGCGCGGCGTTGCAGGGGTTCGTCGCGCTGCCTCTGCTGGCCGGCTACGACCTCGACGACCCCAACCCGGAGGCGGCCGGGCGCATCGTGTCCTTCGACGCGGCGGGCGGCTGGAACTTCGAGGAGGAGGGCTACCAGTCGGTGGGGTCCGGCTCGATCTTTGCGAAGTCCTCGATGAAAAAGCTGTATTCGCAGGTGAGCGACGGAGATTCGGCACTGCGCGTGGCGATCGAGGCGCTCTACGACGCGGCCGACGACGATTCGGCGACCGGCGGACCTGACCTCGTCCGCGGCATCTTCCCGACCGCGGTGATCATCGGCGCCGACGGCGCCGAGGAGGTACCCGAGGAGCGGATCGCCGAGTTAGCCCGTCAGGTCATCGAAAACCGTTCGCGCGCTGACACTTTCGGCCCGGATAACGTCCACCGTCCGACCGACGCGCGGGGAGATACGTGA
- a CDS encoding alpha/beta fold hydrolase: MWSRSAPVDGFRLAYDRFGAKGAPPVVLLHGWPGNRQDYRRVVPLLGDTADVIVPDLRGYGGSDKHAVAIRHFYSASAQAASVIGLIRELELSEVVLAGYDVGSRVAQSVARMQPDLVRSLVLSPPLPGAGDRVLTAKAQSEFWYQAFHQLPLAAQMIDGNPDLVRDYLRHFWTHWSGPNFAVSEDDLERLVSDYGLPGAFTASIAWYRAGAGMIAQSLTELPPERAIKIHVPTDVVWPHHDPLFPTEWSDRLGHYFTDVQLHFAFDAGHFTPLECPEQFAELILVQAGPNPAND; the protein is encoded by the coding sequence GTGTGGTCCCGCAGCGCTCCGGTCGACGGGTTCCGGCTCGCCTACGACCGGTTCGGCGCCAAGGGCGCGCCGCCGGTGGTGCTGCTGCACGGGTGGCCCGGTAACCGCCAGGACTATCGACGGGTGGTCCCCCTGCTCGGCGACACCGCCGATGTCATCGTGCCTGACCTCCGCGGTTACGGCGGCTCGGACAAACACGCGGTCGCGATCCGGCATTTCTACAGCGCCAGCGCACAAGCCGCGAGTGTGATCGGCCTGATCAGGGAACTGGAGCTGTCCGAGGTGGTGCTCGCCGGCTACGACGTCGGCAGCAGGGTCGCGCAGAGCGTCGCCCGCATGCAACCGGATCTGGTGCGGTCGCTGGTGCTGTCCCCGCCGCTGCCCGGCGCCGGTGACCGCGTCCTGACCGCCAAGGCACAGAGCGAGTTCTGGTATCAGGCGTTTCATCAACTGCCGCTGGCCGCTCAGATGATCGACGGCAACCCCGACCTGGTCCGCGACTATCTGCGGCACTTCTGGACACATTGGTCGGGCCCGAATTTCGCTGTCTCCGAAGACGATTTGGAGCGTCTGGTGTCCGACTACGGCCTGCCCGGCGCGTTCACGGCGTCGATCGCGTGGTACCGCGCCGGGGCGGGGATGATCGCCCAGTCACTGACCGAATTGCCGCCGGAGCGCGCCATCAAGATCCACGTGCCGACCGACGTGGTGTGGCCGCACCATGACCCGCTGTTCCCGACCGAGTGGTCGGACCGGCTAGGGCACTACTTCACCGATGTGCAGCTGCACTTCGCTTTCGACGCAGGCCATTTCACACCCTTGGAGTGTCCCGAGCAGTTCGCCGAGCTGATCCTCGTCCAGGCTGGGCCCAACCCGGCCAACGACTGA
- a CDS encoding adenosine-specific kinase, giving the protein MTTPSLSWDVVPVDKPDDLNVVIGQAHFIKTVEDLHEALVGVGGSLRFGLAFCEASGPRLVRRSGNDPDLVELATRNALAIGAGHCFVILMREGFPVNVLNPIKAVPEVCGIFCATANPVQVLVAVTPQGRGIVGVVDGEPPLGVETGEDVTDRRQLLRDIGYKL; this is encoded by the coding sequence ATGACAACGCCGTCGCTTTCCTGGGATGTCGTGCCCGTCGACAAACCCGACGACCTCAATGTCGTAATCGGGCAGGCACATTTCATCAAGACCGTCGAAGACCTGCACGAGGCGCTGGTCGGGGTTGGCGGGTCACTGCGGTTCGGGCTGGCCTTCTGCGAGGCCTCCGGTCCCCGGTTGGTCCGGCGCAGCGGCAACGATCCCGATCTCGTCGAGCTCGCCACCCGCAACGCGCTCGCGATCGGTGCCGGACATTGCTTCGTGATCCTGATGCGCGAAGGTTTTCCGGTCAACGTGCTCAACCCGATCAAGGCCGTGCCAGAGGTGTGCGGGATCTTCTGTGCCACCGCCAATCCGGTGCAGGTCCTGGTCGCGGTCACGCCACAAGGACGCGGCATCGTCGGGGTGGTCGACGGTGAGCCGCCGCTGGGGGTCGAGACCGGCGAGGACGTGACCGACCGACGCCAACTGCTGCGCGATATCGGCTACAAGCTCTGA
- a CDS encoding alpha/beta hydrolase, translating into MTRPTIGQAEAWRPVALSRLAEGWDRNARMVSAQADTLAAEFSFWAGAAADAARLAAKSIVAMADTIARALVLGAAAARDGAAQIASAQADLMALVSAARSEGFAVDDAGNALIHDAPSSLLVALSGGAPGVAVEMLTARAGELTRQLGEALDRLAAADADAAADIAEAFVLPAGRDPAVYAGVVAEWPTSSQDRIAEKIAAMTPEQRQGLIDAFPSRVGNTDGVPWEMRIEANRTNVAQAVLREPDPRRLALYRELLGEVDDPAGDHGRLDRQILAFDPSRTSLVELHGSVASASSVAVLVPGLNTTINGSAANARTARRFVSGTGGDVAAITYLGGPFPRGDNLASALAAAADPRYALAMAPRLVAFSEDVDRTVDSTGRRIPVTVIGHSYGGSIVGTAEALGMTSDRTLYVAAAGAGVGVDDPADWHNRNPDVLRFSMTPPGDLIEIVQGIPGGPHGADPDEMPGVIPMTAGRYDDGRPMAGPRAHSDVLNAPSDAWRAILGVITGDIGRDRATSQHAG; encoded by the coding sequence GTGACGCGGCCGACCATCGGCCAGGCCGAGGCCTGGCGACCCGTCGCGCTCAGCCGGTTGGCCGAGGGGTGGGACCGCAACGCCCGGATGGTCTCGGCGCAAGCCGACACCCTGGCGGCCGAATTCAGCTTCTGGGCCGGCGCCGCCGCCGACGCGGCCCGCCTGGCGGCGAAAAGCATTGTCGCGATGGCCGACACGATCGCGCGGGCCTTGGTGCTGGGGGCCGCTGCGGCCCGTGACGGGGCGGCTCAGATCGCTTCGGCGCAAGCCGACCTCATGGCGTTGGTCTCCGCCGCCCGCTCCGAAGGGTTCGCCGTCGACGACGCCGGTAATGCGCTCATCCACGACGCACCCTCGTCGTTGCTGGTCGCGTTGTCCGGCGGTGCTCCCGGCGTGGCTGTGGAGATGCTCACGGCGCGGGCGGGCGAACTGACCAGGCAACTCGGTGAGGCACTGGACCGTCTGGCCGCCGCGGACGCCGACGCCGCTGCCGACATCGCGGAGGCGTTCGTGTTGCCGGCCGGCCGCGACCCGGCAGTCTATGCCGGCGTCGTCGCCGAGTGGCCGACCTCGAGTCAGGACCGCATCGCCGAGAAGATCGCGGCGATGACGCCCGAGCAGCGGCAGGGGTTGATCGACGCATTTCCTTCGCGGGTGGGCAACACCGATGGCGTCCCGTGGGAGATGCGGATCGAGGCCAACCGGACCAACGTCGCGCAGGCCGTACTGCGCGAACCCGATCCCCGCCGCCTCGCGTTGTACCGGGAGTTGCTGGGCGAGGTCGACGACCCCGCAGGCGACCACGGCCGCCTCGACCGCCAGATCCTCGCGTTCGATCCGAGCCGGACATCACTGGTCGAATTGCACGGGAGCGTCGCGTCAGCCTCCAGTGTCGCGGTGCTGGTACCGGGCTTGAACACGACGATCAACGGCTCCGCCGCGAACGCCAGGACCGCTCGCCGGTTCGTCTCGGGAACCGGCGGCGACGTCGCCGCCATCACCTATCTCGGTGGCCCGTTTCCGCGCGGTGACAATCTCGCGAGCGCCCTGGCGGCAGCGGCCGACCCGCGGTATGCACTGGCCATGGCGCCGCGACTGGTGGCGTTCAGCGAAGACGTCGATCGCACGGTGGACTCCACCGGCCGGCGCATACCGGTCACCGTCATCGGGCACTCCTATGGCGGTTCGATCGTAGGCACCGCAGAGGCCTTGGGCATGACCTCCGACCGCACGTTGTACGTGGCGGCGGCGGGCGCGGGCGTCGGGGTCGACGACCCCGCCGACTGGCACAACAGAAACCCCGACGTGTTGCGCTTCTCGATGACGCCGCCGGGTGACTTGATCGAGATTGTGCAGGGCATCCCCGGCGGACCGCACGGAGCCGACCCCGACGAGATGCCCGGTGTGATCCCGATGACCGCTGGGCGGTACGACGACGGACGGCCGATGGCCGGACCCCGCGCGCATTCCGACGTGCTCAACGCGCCCTCAGACGCCTGGCGCGCCATTCTCGGGGTGATCACGGGCGATATCGGCAGGGATCGTGCAACCTCGCAACACGCGGGTTGA
- a CDS encoding DUF7162 family protein, with translation MGEIVEVDVSQLRTVAGRVASAAERIAEMHWPELDPDELRGAAVGKLAASTLVAPGLAEVVADMRGWALTARSSADAFERAERHNGDRLGR, from the coding sequence ATGGGGGAAATCGTTGAGGTCGACGTGTCGCAGTTGCGCACCGTCGCCGGCCGGGTCGCAAGCGCCGCCGAACGGATCGCCGAGATGCATTGGCCCGAATTGGATCCTGATGAGCTTCGCGGCGCGGCGGTCGGAAAGCTCGCCGCGTCGACGCTCGTCGCGCCGGGGCTCGCCGAGGTGGTCGCGGACATGCGTGGATGGGCGCTCACGGCCCGGAGTTCTGCCGATGCGTTCGAGCGTGCGGAGCGCCATAACGGCGACCGCCTCGGGCGGTGA